The following proteins are encoded in a genomic region of Pyrus communis chromosome 11, drPyrComm1.1, whole genome shotgun sequence:
- the LOC137749405 gene encoding RING-H2 finger protein ATL39-like has product MSDKIGGVAAQIVAMAIFMSVILLFLGIGFLILVHVWIVGRAFRRGGLGGNALTAAAMAAGRTATSGAATTCMSKDEVEKLPSYDYEANYKSSPVDCAVCLDNFKMGEKCRLLPLCGHSFHAHCVDAWLLRTPICPICRARTGTAAGLAGKGVPVADAGVELTESQTSGSGHLSDARVDLGERQAIESGHSSPE; this is encoded by the coding sequence ATGAGTGACAAAATTGGAGGTGTTGCAGCGCAGATTGTGGCAATGGCGATCTTCATGTCAGTAATATTGTTGTTTTTGGGAATCGGGTTCTTGATCTTAGTCCAtgtgtggatcgttgggagggCTTTCAGAAGAGGAGGACTTGGCGGCAATGCCTTAACGGCAGCTGCCATGGCCGCCGGCAGAACTGCCACCAGTGGAGCCGCCACAACGTGCATGTCGAAAGACGAAGTGGAGAAGCTTCCAAGCTATGATTACGAAGCTAATTACAAAAGTAGCCCTGTGGATTGTGCAGTGTGCTTGGACAACTTCAAGATGGGCGAGAAGTGCAGGCTGTTGCCCTTGTGCGGGCACAGCTTCCATGCCCATTGCGTTGATGCGTGGCTTTTGAGGACACCGATTTGTCCGATATGCCGGGCCCGAACTGGCACTGCTGCTGGTTTGGCCGGGAAGGGAGTGCCGGTTGCCGATGCCGGCGTTGAATTAACGGAGAGTCAAACAAGTGGAAGCGGGCATTTGAGTGATGCTAGAGTTGACTTGGGGGAGAGGCAGGCAATAGAAAGTGGGCACTCGTCACCTGAGTGA
- the LOC137708493 gene encoding uncharacterized protein gives MSENALRDLNTIPGSERKNESSSKGGVTKPVAVNANENHEECLKKTTASVGSLSINGEEVANSVPEVGIAEVEYIESENLNDLEDVDTSLKTLLTGLESKDWVLVCEALNNVRRFSIFHKEAMLDMLGDVILLVVKSLKNPRSAVCKTAIMTSADIFNAYNDDVIDSLDPMLTQLLLKSSQDKRFVCEAAERALVAMTTWVSPTLLLPKLQPYLKNRNPRVRAKASMCFCRSVPRLGVEGIKAYGFDKLIQIAASQLSDQLPESREAAKILLLELHTVYDKFDDPPPAAVCEHPETSSAAASELPETSSWENFCQSKLSPLSAQAVLRVTSVPREGLVMGS, from the exons ATGTCAGAGAACGCTCTTAGAGATCTCAATACCATACCTGGATCTGAGAGGAAGAATGAAAGCTCTAGCAAAGGGGGCGTAACTAAGCCCGTCGCTGTGAATGCTAATGAAAATCATGAAGAATGCCTGAAGAAAACCACAGCTTCGGTGGGTTCACTTTCTATAAATGGCGAGGAAGTTGCAAATTCCGTACCCGAGGTTGGAATTGCTGAAGTAGAATACATTGAATCTGAGAATCTGAATGATCTAGAAGATGTTGATACGAGCCTCAAG ACACTACTAACTGGACTAGAGTCTAAAGATTGGGTTCTGGTGTGTGAAGCGCTCAATAATGTTCGTCGGTTTTCTATATTTCATAAGGAAGCCATGCTTGATATGTT GGGAGATGTGATATTGCTTGTTGTAAAGTCACTGAAGAATCCAAGAAGTGCTGTTTGCAAAACTGCAATAATGACATCTGCAGACATTTTCAATGCGTACAATGATGACGTGATTGATTCTTTGGACCCTATG CTTACACAACTTCTTCTAAAGTCGTCACAAGACAAGCGATTTGTGTGTGAGGCAGCTGAGAGAGCTTTAGTAGCGATGACCACTTGGGTTTCCCCTACATTGTTGTTACCAAAGTTGCAACCATATCTGAAGAACAGAAATCCTAGAGTTCGAGCGAAGGCATCAATGTGTTTTTGTCGAAGTGTTCCACGACTG GGTGTTGAAGGTATTAAAGCGTATGGGTTTGACAAATTAATTCAGATAGCTGCATCTCAGCTTAGTGACCAACTTCCTGAGTCAAGGGAGGCTGCTAAGATCCTCCTTCTGGAGCTGCATACTGTTTATGATAAATTTGATGATCCCCCTCCAGCAGCAGTGTGTGAGCATCCAGAAACGAGCTCAGCAGCAGCATCTGAGCTCCCAGAAACGAGCTCATGGGAGAACTTTTGTCAGTCAAAACTCTCGCCTCTCAGTGCACAAGCTGTTCTTCGGGTAACCAGTGTCCCTCGGGAAGGTCTTGTTATGGGATCTTGA